The sequence TCTTCAAAGGTTTTGGCCGGGCCCTGGGCTTGGCGCTCCGCGAGAATCCTCGTTTTCAGGGAGTTTTGTCGACAAAGGGAGTACTTTAAGGAGGTCTTTTTCGCTATGATAGGAATTGTCGATTATGGCCGCGGAAATTTGCGCAGTGTGGAAAAAGCCCTCTGGAAATTGGGATATCCGGCGAAGGTTCTGGAATCTCCCGATGAACTGATGACTGTGAAGGGCATCATTTTACCGGGAGTGGGAGCATTCGCCGATGCTATGGCAGCTCTTGAAGAAAAAGGATGGATTCAGCCCTTAATCCACTACGCCCATTCAGGAAAACCCTTCTTAGGGATTTGCCTCGGCATGCAAGTGCTTTTTGAGGTTGGGGAAGAGCATGGTGAGCATAAGGGATTGGGATTGCTCCCCGGGAGAGTGGTCAGATTCCCGGCCGGCCGCAAGATTCCTCATATGGGCTGGAATACCCTTCACCAGGAAAAGCCTTGCCGGCTTCTTGAGGGGATTCCCGATGAAGCTTATTTTTATTTTGTTCATTCCTACTATGTGGCCAGTGAGGAACAGGAGATTCTGGTTGGAATGAGCGACTATGGGGTGCCTTTTCCCGCTTTGGTTGGAAGAGATACGGTTTGGGGAGCGCAATTCCACCCTGAGAAGTCCAGTCCTTGGGGTCTTAAGCTATTGGAGAACTTTGGAAAGTGGGTGAATGAGGATGCGACTGTTTCCAGCCATCGATCTTAAAGAGGGGAAAGCCGTCCGCCTGCTTCAGGGAAGAATGGAAGATGCTACTGTATATGGGGAGCAGCCGGTAGAAGTAGCCCGGAATTTTAAGGAGCAAGGAGCGGATTCTCTCCATGTGGTGGATTTGGACGGTGCCTTTGCCGGCAAGCCGGTTAATGATGCCGTGATCCTTCAACTTATTCAATCCTCCGGCCTGCGGGTACAGGTTGGCGGAGGGATTCGAACTCTGGAGAGAATAGAGGAGCTTCTGAAATTAGGGGTCGAAAGGGTTATCCTCGGTACAGTGGCTGTGCGCGACCCTGAGCTGGTGGCAAAGGCAGTGCAGCGTTTCGGGGAAGCCGTTGTGGTAGGAATTGATGCTAAGGATGGCCTGGTAGCGGTGCAGGGCTGGGCGGAGAAGACCGAGATCAAGGCTCTGGATTTGGCTTTGCGTATGAAGGAGGCCGGTGTTAAGCACCTGGTCTTTACGGATATTTCCCGTGACGGTATGCTTCAAGGTCCCAATATTCAAAGCACCGTTGAATTGGCCCGCCTAAGCGGTCTGCAGGTAGTGGCCTCAGGCGGGGTTTCCCGGCTGGAAGATCTCAGGCTGCTCCAGGATGAAGGGAATAGGGGTGTGTCCATTGAGGGGGCTATCGTGGGCAAGGCCCTTTACACCGGTGCCTTCTCTCTGGCGGAGGCCCTTAGGGCTGTTGGTCAGCATGGGGAAGGTAAATAAGGACGGCAAGGAGGAAGATTGATGCTAGCAAAACGGATTATACCTTGTCTGGATGTTCATGAGGGACGTGTGGTCAAAGGAACCAATTTCGTCAATCTCCGCGATGCCGGAGACCCGGTGGAATTGGCGGCTCTCTACGATCGAGAAGGGGCAGACGAATTGGTTTTTCTTGATATATCGGCATCAGCTGAAGGACGGGAGACCATGGTCGATGTGGTGCGCAGAACGGCGGAACAAGTGTTTATTCCTTTTACCATTGGCGGGGGACTGCGAACGGTGGAAGATATTCGCAAGGTGCTCAGGGCCGGGGCGGATAAAGTATCTTTGAATACGTCGGCTGTCCAGACTCCCGGGCTGATCGAGGAAGGGGCTCACGCTTTTGGCAGCCAATGTATCGTCATGGCTATCGATGCCCGGCAAACCCGTCCGGGAGCCTGGGAAGTCTATATCCATGGCGGGCGGACTCCCACCGGGAAGGATGTTTTGCAGTGGGCCGAGGAAGTGGAGCGTTTAGGCGCCGGTGAGATCCTGCTGACATCCATGAATCGGGACGGGACGAAAAATGGCTATGATTTGGAGCTGACCAGGGCTGTAAGCAGAGCTGTCTCTTTGCCGGTCATTGCCAGCGGCGGGGTAGGGACCCTGGAACATCTGGCGGAAGGGCTGACCTTGGGAGAGGCGGATGCGGTGTTGGCCGCTTCGATTTTCCATTACCGGGAATACAGCATTGGGGAGGCCAAGGCTTATCTGGAGGAGCGGGGCATTCCGGTGAGGAAGGCTTAGATGGGTGCTTGGGCTGCTCGGAAGCGAGAGTCTCCAGGATTTTGCTTTACACCGGTCGCTCCAAAAGCTGCGCGGACAAAACTAACGCAAAAAGCACTCCGCTCCGTCGGGTTCCCGCCCAAATCGCTCCTGCTCAATAGGCGGTTGGAAGCGTCCTGTTTCCAACCCGGCTCCGCTGCGTGCTTTTCGCGAAGTTTTGTTTCCGCTCGCTTAAAGTCGCTTCCCTGTTGTAAAGCAAAATCCTTGGGCTGCTTTTGTCTGAGCAGCGGAGCGTTGTAGGAAATATGGGGTAAACGCCTGACCTGAGCTATTTTTTCCGTCTTTACCGACGCCGCTTAAGCGGCATGGTCGGCTGCTCTTAGAAAGGCTACGAGGGCTAAGAAAGGTCTTGAAGATAACTCCGGAAAGTCTTCATAAAAGGCCCTGGGACCTCAAGAAGTAGCAGAAAAAAGGACCCGCAAGGCGTAGCTTTACGTACAAAAGGGAACGGCTTTAGCGGAGGGGCGGCAGGGGTGAACGAGGCTTTCTTAACTTAGGCGAGCCACTGGTTTACATGCAGAAAGCAGCGGGGTTTGGCTCGACTGTTAAGAAAGCGAGTGAACCAGCCCTGGAGCTACGGAGTGACCGTTGTGCGTAAAGTTACGCGACCCAAACAGCTTTTCCCCTTGCTGGAATTGCAACAACGCCATGCATACAGCAAAATCAAACTAAATCATAGGCAAAGAGGCGAAGATTTAATGAATACACCTAATCCTAAAGACTTACAGACCCAGCTCCCCCAAGGGATACGCTGGAATGCCGATGGTTTAATACCTGCCATCGTGCAGGATGTGGATACGAGAGAGGTTCTGATGCTGGCTTATATGAATGAAGAAGCGCTCAGGCTTACTCTTCAGGAGGGAAGGGCCTGGTATTACAGCCGCAGCCGTCAATCTCTGTGGCTGAAAGGAGAAACTTCAGGCCATACCCAGGAAGTTGTGGAGCTCCGCTTTGATTGTGATCGGGACACGATTCTGTTGACGGTCAGGCAAAAGGGTGTGGCTTGTCATGAAGGGTTTTACTCCTGCTTCCATTATGGAGTCCAAGGAGAAGGCTATGTAACTTTGGGAGCACCTGAAGAAGTCCCGGCAATGCCCTTGGGCAGGACCATGGAGCTGCTGGCGGAAGTCATTCATTCACGAAATATGGAACGTCCGGAAGGAGCTTATACAGCCTATCTGTTTGACAAAGGGCTTGATAAGATCCTCAAAAAGGTTGGAGAGGAATGCGCGGAGACCATCATTGCCGCCAAAAACAGCTCCGCTGAGGAAATTCGCTACGAAGTCTCAGACCTCATTTATCATGTTCTGGTCCTGTTGGAAGAACGGGGGGTAAGCTTAAAGGCTATTGCCCAGGAGTTGCAATCACGAAGAAAATAGTCAGACATACAAAGAATCCTTGTCAAGGGGAGCGTGAAGGTACCCTTGCGGGGATTTTTTTGTAGTGTCGTACCATCGTGATATAGAGTAATCAGAAAGCAGTTGTGTAAGATCTGTGATTAAAGGATAAGCTATTTTAATCTCAAGATTCGTATGGTATTATTTGTAGAGAATTAAGCTAAATCGGGTTAAGATAATTCTAGTACTCTCTAACACTTAAAAATTCGCCGTGCCCGGCGAGGGAAATTTGCGCAGGACAAGGCGGAGGAATGAGGAATTAGGTGTTACAGAGTACTAGGCTGGTCACTATAAGCAATGAAGAGGGTTTAGAGATAAAGGAGCTGGAGTTGTTGTTTGACAAGAAAAAGCGCGGAAGAAAAAAACTTTCGTTTGTAGCAGTTGCCTTGATAACACTGGGATTACTAACTGCATGCAATGGGAAACCTGTACAACAAGAAGAAGTTAAGAAGTTTGAAAGCACGGATATTGCCATGGGTACGGTAATATCGCAAAGAGTCTTTGGCGATAATGGACAGGCGGCGATTGATGCGGCACTGGAGAAGATAAAGAGTTTGGAAGCACTTTTGACCTTCAATGCTCCAGGGGGAGATGTCAATAAACTCAATGATTATGCTGGGAAGCAAAGTGTAGAACTCCAACCGGAGACCTTGCTGGTTTTGAAAGAAGCTCAGGAGGTAGCCGAACTCAGCGGCGGAGCCTTTGACGTGACTGTGGGTCCCATCGTGAAAAGCTGGGGGATTGGTACGGACAATGCCCGGATTCCTTCTGAGACAGAATTGAAAGAGCTGCTGCCTCTTGTTAATTATAAAAATCTGCTTATTGAGGGCAACACAGCCTATCTTAAACAAGCAGGCCAGATGGTGGACCTGGGTGGTATTGCCAAGGGGTACGCCGGAGATGCGGCACTTGAAGTCTATAAACAGCAAGGCATCACCTCAGCTTTTATCAACCTCGGCGGTAATGTGGTGACCTTGGGGACTAAGCCGGATGGCAGCTCCTGGACGGTAGGAGTGCGTAACCCTCGCCCTGCCGGTGAAGAGGATCAGATCGTGGGTATGATTTCTGTAGCGGATAAAGCGGTTGTGACGGCCGGTGATGATCAGCGTTATTTTGAAGTAGACGGGGTGCGCTATCACCATATTCTTAATCCTCACACAGGCTATCCGGCCCAATCGGATTTGATGAGCGTCACCTTGGTGACGGATTCCTCTTTGCTGGCTGATGCTCTGGATACGGCAGTATATATTCTCGGTTTAGAAAAAGGCCGGGAGATGCTCGAAAACTATGGCGGGGTGGAAGCGGTTTTTATCACCAGAGATAAAAAGATCTATGTCACAGATGGGTTAAAGGACAGCTTTGAATTTTATGACGAAAGCAAAGAGTACGAGTTCGTCAAAGATTGAACCTACTAATTGCCGGATATAGGGGACTGGAGAGAACTATGCAAGCAGAAGGTAAAAGAAAAAAAGGTGATTTGCTCATTATTCTGGTTGTGCTCATCATCGGAGTTGGAGCGGCGGTGCCTTGGCTCTGGAATCAGCTTAATCCAGGTGGGGGGAATGGGGAACACGAACGCATTGCTGTGATTACCCGGGACGGCAAGGAAGTGGCCAGGATCAATCTGGATAAAGTCACTGAGCCTCAGCATTTCCATTATGAAGGCGGCATTGCCTTGACGATAGTTGCAGAGAATGGCAAGATTAGATTTTTAGAATCCCAATGCCCCGATCAAATCTGTGTAAAAACCGGATCTTTGAGCAAGCCCGGTGATTTCGCGGCCTGCTTGCCTGCGGGAACTATCGTGACCATTGAGGGTGATGAATATGAATAGAAATAAGCGCTTTGCCATAATTATCATCTTAGTTACCAATGCGATTATCATATCTTTTCTGGAATCGTTTATTCCTGTGCCCATTCCCGTGCCGGGGATTAAGCTGGGCCTGGGCAATATTATCACCATGATTGCCATTGCTTTTTTAGGGTTGAAGGATGTCTTATTTATCGTGGTAGTCCGGTGCTTCGTGGTGGCTATACTGACCCGGGGCGTGATGATGCTGGCCTTCAGTTTGACGGGAGGTCTTTTAAGCGCCTTGGTCATGTGGCTGCTTTACAAAAAACTTTCCAGATTTTTCAGCATTAAGGGAGTCAGCATTGTCGGAGCGATCGTTCACAATACGACCCAGATCACTGTAGCATCCTTCATCCTTGGTCAAGTGGTAGTGTTCTATTATTTGCCGATCCTTCTTATATCCGCGGTGGTTACAGGCTTGATCACCGGGAGCATAGGCGAATTGGCCATTAATGAAGTGAGCAAAAAGGACATTTTTGCCAAGGCTGCCGAACCTGATGTGAATGGGGAAGAACAGATTGCTTTAAAGAGTGAAAAGGATGAGGGCGAGGACCTTCCCTGTGCTGAGAATAAAACCGGGATGATAGAGCAGGGGGAAGAATAGGAAACAATAGAAAAGAATAGAATAGAGCTTTATGGCAAAGGGAAGCAAGTTGAAATATAGAAGAGATTGAGTGATTTATGGCGAAGGATTTAACGATAATGAATTCTGATGAGGAAAATAAGGAGTTAAATAAGGCAGAATGCTTCAGGATGGATGGACTTATTAAGTTAATCCTGGCGATTCTGCTGATGGTTATGCCCTTTTGGTTCCAAAGCTCGTTAAGCTTTGGCCTTTTAAGTGCTTATTTAATCATGGTTGCCTGGATGTTTAAGATTAATTTGCGAACCTTAATGATCAGCGGAGCCTCCTTTGGGATTATCGTACTCATTCCCTATTTTTTTGGCCTGATGATGAATGCTGTCTTTTTCCACTTTTCCCAGAACCCAATGTTTGCTTTCCAAGGATTTGGAGCGGTTTTTCTAAGGCTTTTCAAGATTTTTGTGATTTGGTATATCAGCATCCTGTATTTTCATACCACCCCAATGAGGACTTTTATAGGAATGCTGGATAAGTTTTTCCTGCCGTTAAAAAAGCTGGGGCTGCCGGTTCAAGACTATTTGAAAGTCATCATGTGTATCGTAGCCCAGTTGAAAGATACAGGCTCTGAAGTGAAAAAGAGCCTGGGGGATAAGATGCGTACGGTGGTTGGAGAAGGAAAGCGTAAGTTTAAAATTAATGTAAAAGGGATTTCCCAGGTTATCGTCAATCTTATCGTTGATTCCTTCGATAAAATTGATAAGATTCAGGAGTATGTGGACAAAGTAAGCCCTGAAGAGTTGTATCATTATCGCTTTAAGTTTTCGCTGAAGGATGGGGGAGCTTTGGCCAGCTTCCTGGTGTTGGCAGTGATGATTTGGCTGATAGAAAACGGCATAATACTATAGAGCTGTGAAAGCTTGAAAAACAATTAAAAAGTAATTGAAAAACAGTGGGTAAGGGTCCCCAAGGGATTCCGGCCCGCTGTTTTTCATTGTTTCCTGACGGCTGATGTTTCAGATAATTGTTTATCTAATAATTATTTAAAAGAGTTCGGAATTTATGTATTGACAGCAAAACCTCTTTTTGATAAAGTCTACTTGAGAAAAGCTTGTTATGACAAATATTGCAATTACATATGTTGTCGATACATCTATTGCGAGTGCATCTATTGAATGTGCAAGCTTGTGGTAATCTTCATTTTCTCCACAAGAGCTTTCTCAGAATTGTTTCATAGAGACTAAGGGAAGGAGGACAGGGAGAGGGGCTGTTCTAAATAACTTAATTCTTTATTGAAAAGTGTATAAAGGTAGTTTCACAAGGAGGAGGAAGGAAATGAAAAAGATTAAATCATTAGCGTTAGTTATTGCCTTAGGGACTGTTCTTGTTTTAAGTGGGTGCTCAGGTGGTCAAACCACACCGGCTACTGCGGTTAAAGATCCGGCTCCTGCACAAGAGGCAAAGTATAAAGATGGCATTTATTTTGCACAATCCGACTTTGATGGCGGTTGGAAATATACCGCCACCATCGAAGTGAAAGATGGTAAAATTGTTACCGCCGACTGGAATGGTGCCAATGAAAAAGGTGGACCTGATAAGGATACATTCTCGGCATCCGGTCAATACGGTCTGGTAGCCAAAGGAAAAGCTCAGGCTGAGTGGCATGAGCAAGCTCAAAAAGCTGAGGCTTATCTGATTGAAACCCAAGATCCGACTAAGATTACCTATAAAGATAATGAAGGGCACACGGATGATATAGCCGGTGTATCCATTCATGTCAATGAGTTTTTTGATTTAGCCAAGCAAGCTCTGGATGCCGGCCCTGTAGGCAAAGGTAAATATCAAGATGG comes from Desulfitobacterium chlororespirans DSM 11544 and encodes:
- the hisA gene encoding 1-(5-phosphoribosyl)-5-[(5-phosphoribosylamino)methylideneamino]imidazole-4-carboxamide isomerase, which encodes MRLFPAIDLKEGKAVRLLQGRMEDATVYGEQPVEVARNFKEQGADSLHVVDLDGAFAGKPVNDAVILQLIQSSGLRVQVGGGIRTLERIEELLKLGVERVILGTVAVRDPELVAKAVQRFGEAVVVGIDAKDGLVAVQGWAEKTEIKALDLALRMKEAGVKHLVFTDISRDGMLQGPNIQSTVELARLSGLQVVASGGVSRLEDLRLLQDEGNRGVSIEGAIVGKALYTGAFSLAEALRAVGQHGEGK
- a CDS encoding Gx transporter family protein, whose amino-acid sequence is MNMNRNKRFAIIIILVTNAIIISFLESFIPVPIPVPGIKLGLGNIITMIAIAFLGLKDVLFIVVVRCFVVAILTRGVMMLAFSLTGGLLSALVMWLLYKKLSRFFSIKGVSIVGAIVHNTTQITVASFILGQVVVFYYLPILLISAVVTGLITGSIGELAINEVSKKDIFAKAAEPDVNGEEQIALKSEKDEGEDLPCAENKTGMIEQGEE
- the hisF gene encoding imidazole glycerol phosphate synthase subunit HisF, which produces MLAKRIIPCLDVHEGRVVKGTNFVNLRDAGDPVELAALYDREGADELVFLDISASAEGRETMVDVVRRTAEQVFIPFTIGGGLRTVEDIRKVLRAGADKVSLNTSAVQTPGLIEEGAHAFGSQCIVMAIDARQTRPGAWEVYIHGGRTPTGKDVLQWAEEVERLGAGEILLTSMNRDGTKNGYDLELTRAVSRAVSLPVIASGGVGTLEHLAEGLTLGEADAVLAASIFHYREYSIGEAKAYLEERGIPVRKA
- the hisH gene encoding imidazole glycerol phosphate synthase subunit HisH, coding for MIGIVDYGRGNLRSVEKALWKLGYPAKVLESPDELMTVKGIILPGVGAFADAMAALEEKGWIQPLIHYAHSGKPFLGICLGMQVLFEVGEEHGEHKGLGLLPGRVVRFPAGRKIPHMGWNTLHQEKPCRLLEGIPDEAYFYFVHSYYVASEEQEILVGMSDYGVPFPALVGRDTVWGAQFHPEKSSPWGLKLLENFGKWVNEDATVSSHRS
- a CDS encoding NusG domain II-containing protein — translated: MQAEGKRKKGDLLIILVVLIIGVGAAVPWLWNQLNPGGGNGEHERIAVITRDGKEVARINLDKVTEPQHFHYEGGIALTIVAENGKIRFLESQCPDQICVKTGSLSKPGDFAACLPAGTIVTIEGDEYE
- a CDS encoding energy-coupling factor transporter transmembrane component T; translated protein: MAKDLTIMNSDEENKELNKAECFRMDGLIKLILAILLMVMPFWFQSSLSFGLLSAYLIMVAWMFKINLRTLMISGASFGIIVLIPYFFGLMMNAVFFHFSQNPMFAFQGFGAVFLRLFKIFVIWYISILYFHTTPMRTFIGMLDKFFLPLKKLGLPVQDYLKVIMCIVAQLKDTGSEVKKSLGDKMRTVVGEGKRKFKINVKGISQVIVNLIVDSFDKIDKIQEYVDKVSPEELYHYRFKFSLKDGGALASFLVLAVMIWLIENGIIL
- the hisIE gene encoding bifunctional phosphoribosyl-AMP cyclohydrolase/phosphoribosyl-ATP diphosphatase HisIE, which gives rise to MNTPNPKDLQTQLPQGIRWNADGLIPAIVQDVDTREVLMLAYMNEEALRLTLQEGRAWYYSRSRQSLWLKGETSGHTQEVVELRFDCDRDTILLTVRQKGVACHEGFYSCFHYGVQGEGYVTLGAPEEVPAMPLGRTMELLAEVIHSRNMERPEGAYTAYLFDKGLDKILKKVGEECAETIIAAKNSSAEEIRYEVSDLIYHVLVLLEERGVSLKAIAQELQSRRK
- a CDS encoding FAD:protein FMN transferase, translating into MLQSTRLVTISNEEGLEIKELELLFDKKKRGRKKLSFVAVALITLGLLTACNGKPVQQEEVKKFESTDIAMGTVISQRVFGDNGQAAIDAALEKIKSLEALLTFNAPGGDVNKLNDYAGKQSVELQPETLLVLKEAQEVAELSGGAFDVTVGPIVKSWGIGTDNARIPSETELKELLPLVNYKNLLIEGNTAYLKQAGQMVDLGGIAKGYAGDAALEVYKQQGITSAFINLGGNVVTLGTKPDGSSWTVGVRNPRPAGEEDQIVGMISVADKAVVTAGDDQRYFEVDGVRYHHILNPHTGYPAQSDLMSVTLVTDSSLLADALDTAVYILGLEKGREMLENYGGVEAVFITRDKKIYVTDGLKDSFEFYDESKEYEFVKD